The Sphingobacterium bambusae genome includes a window with the following:
- a CDS encoding PH domain-containing protein, whose protein sequence is MAIEKFLQDGQDPKVVEKIHDKIIDMLTAGEFIQYISLQKKPAVTLLPDSITVSNKRIFLCEFTKLGLATNFEIFSWTDIKDIAFKEEIFGSKVTVIPQAGENLTIDYIPKVQARKLYQLIKEALETAKAPAAKPLVEPSVERPKPEPTVAIVPPQSNEASPAKPVENAEPAAPTPHVNEIKPPVTSIPSFIQEAPAPKPAEEEDELTQKLKKLKTLYDRQLITQAEYETKKTELLSQL, encoded by the coding sequence ATGGCTATAGAAAAATTTCTTCAAGACGGACAAGACCCCAAAGTGGTCGAAAAGATCCATGATAAAATTATTGATATGCTCACCGCTGGTGAGTTCATACAATACATATCGTTGCAAAAGAAACCCGCGGTGACCCTGTTACCAGACAGTATAACCGTGAGCAACAAGCGAATCTTTCTATGCGAGTTCACCAAGCTTGGATTGGCAACAAATTTCGAGATTTTCTCTTGGACGGATATCAAGGACATTGCCTTTAAGGAAGAAATTTTTGGCTCCAAGGTAACGGTCATCCCACAAGCTGGTGAAAACCTAACCATCGACTACATTCCCAAGGTACAGGCTCGGAAGCTCTATCAATTGATTAAAGAGGCACTGGAAACAGCGAAAGCCCCAGCGGCAAAACCTTTGGTTGAACCTAGTGTGGAACGACCTAAACCTGAACCTACGGTAGCTATCGTTCCTCCACAAAGTAATGAAGCAAGCCCAGCAAAACCAGTGGAAAACGCCGAACCTGCGGCGCCAACTCCCCATGTCAACGAGATAAAACCACCCGTAACGTCTATTCCATCATTTATTCAGGAAGCGCCCGCACCAAAACCAGCGGAAGAAGAGGATGAGCTGACACAAAAACTCAAGAAACTGAAAACACTTTACGACAGACAGTTGATTACGCAGGCGGAATACGAAACAAAAAAAACAGAGCTTTTATCACAACTGTAA
- the rsmI gene encoding 16S rRNA (cytidine(1402)-2'-O)-methyltransferase gives MLYLVPTPIGNLEDMTFRAIRILKEADLILAEDTRTSAPLLKHFGIEKKVFAHHQHNEHKAVSEIIKFLKEGQQIALISDAGTPAISDPGFLLVREAIKEGLEVQCLPGATAFVPALVNSGLPNDRFCFEGFLPVKKGRQTRMKQLVKEKRTMIFYESPHRILKTIDEFIQYFGEEREASIARELSKLYEENVRGTLATLKLHFENNLIKGEFVFCVAGADQ, from the coding sequence ATGCTATATCTAGTACCCACGCCTATTGGCAATCTGGAAGACATGACCTTTCGGGCTATCCGCATTTTAAAGGAGGCCGACTTAATCTTGGCGGAAGATACCCGCACAAGTGCGCCGTTGCTCAAGCATTTCGGTATTGAGAAAAAGGTGTTCGCCCATCATCAACATAATGAACACAAGGCTGTTTCAGAGATTATCAAATTCCTAAAAGAAGGACAGCAAATAGCGTTGATATCTGATGCTGGTACACCTGCAATTTCGGATCCTGGATTTCTTTTGGTGCGCGAGGCGATTAAAGAAGGATTAGAAGTGCAGTGCCTACCCGGCGCAACAGCCTTCGTACCGGCACTGGTCAACTCTGGGCTTCCAAACGACCGTTTTTGCTTTGAGGGATTTCTTCCTGTAAAAAAGGGCCGTCAAACACGCATGAAACAATTGGTGAAGGAGAAGCGCACGATGATTTTCTATGAATCTCCTCACCGTATCCTCAAGACAATAGATGAGTTTATTCAATATTTTGGAGAGGAGCGCGAGGCTTCTATCGCGCGCGAGCTGAGCAAGCTCTATGAGGAGAATGTGCGTGGCACATTGGCAACGTTAAAATTACATTTTGAGAACAATCTCATAAAAGGAGAATTCGTATTTTGTGTGGCAGGGGCCGACCAATAA